A single Mesomycoplasma ovipneumoniae DNA region contains:
- a CDS encoding LppA-related lipoprotein has translation MKLLRKSKLNFLFFSVIFLFLSSCSVESNLPDKISKDIGDSPKIAPPPEQEQPSQPSNPGQNPSTPGQNPSNPGINTETQIDKGKTQEENKPPVISQKPDSPPTVIENPDVIEEKPGVIKITDDKKDLEKHKIPSITPTPQKPSDEEKIVPEPFDPKKEEKEADVQLTQLKGYLSTLPSSFRITKSMQDLYPLTIIGKGNSDEYKNFSYVNFIDPIQDLNDKYSVKLDFSNAVAASTGASNQKKPINNVLLSLYHKDNDSIKSSKMVSLFYKQEETSKINLIAKQLPDDFKNIFPSFLAFSLLNSNNDVISNPFLNQIGHVLNNRNFGVGLKDTFAEFSPEINDDEKEKYGFDVVSAQPDDENGKLRLNLQIWKVDKDTEIKTFLPDNKSLEFSGLAKNSDNIYQIELSEKDLEIAALKNDVKKTLLERDLKSNFTKHTFLKHLLEHLYIRVNAEINNKWIKLSEVKHNRWLIFPQIQFANLVTTQLIDNLTLEKNDKKITWTLDLKTVLLNNNQILTPNGEFLLGKEKIHKISGVLEIN, from the coding sequence ATGAAATTACTAAGAAAATCAAAATTAAACTTTTTATTTTTTTCAGTAATTTTTTTATTTTTATCAAGTTGTTCAGTTGAGTCAAATTTACCTGATAAAATAAGTAAAGATATTGGTGATTCGCCAAAAATTGCTCCACCACCTGAACAAGAGCAACCATCTCAACCATCAAATCCAGGTCAAAATCCTTCAACCCCAGGCCAAAATCCATCAAATCCTGGAATTAATACAGAAACCCAAATTGATAAGGGTAAAACTCAGGAAGAAAATAAGCCTCCTGTGATTAGTCAAAAACCTGATTCTCCACCCACTGTTATAGAAAACCCTGATGTGATTGAAGAAAAACCGGGCGTAATTAAAATAACAGATGATAAAAAGGATTTAGAAAAGCACAAAATTCCATCTATTACACCTACACCACAAAAACCAAGTGATGAAGAAAAAATTGTTCCCGAGCCTTTTGACCCAAAAAAGGAAGAAAAAGAAGCTGATGTCCAATTAACTCAATTAAAAGGTTATCTTTCAACTTTACCTAGTTCATTTCGCATTACAAAAAGCATGCAAGATTTATACCCACTAACAATAATTGGTAAAGGTAACAGCGATGAATATAAAAATTTTTCTTATGTAAATTTTATTGACCCAATCCAAGATTTGAACGATAAGTATTCTGTTAAATTAGATTTTTCTAACGCTGTTGCTGCTTCCACAGGCGCATCAAACCAAAAAAAACCTATAAATAACGTGCTTTTATCTTTGTATCATAAAGATAATGACTCAATTAAATCGTCAAAAATGGTCAGTCTTTTTTATAAACAAGAAGAGACATCAAAAATAAATTTAATAGCAAAACAATTACCTGATGATTTTAAAAACATTTTTCCATCATTTTTAGCTTTTTCCTTACTAAACTCCAACAATGATGTCATATCCAACCCATTTCTTAATCAAATTGGTCATGTTTTAAATAATCGAAATTTTGGAGTCGGACTTAAAGATACTTTTGCCGAATTTAGCCCTGAAATTAACGATGATGAAAAAGAAAAATATGGATTTGATGTTGTTAGCGCTCAACCTGATGATGAAAATGGAAAATTAAGACTTAATTTACAAATTTGAAAAGTAGATAAAGATACTGAGATAAAAACATTTTTACCAGATAATAAAAGTCTTGAATTTTCGGGTTTAGCTAAAAATTCAGACAATATTTACCAAATCGAATTATCAGAAAAAGATTTAGAAATTGCTGCTTTAAAAAATGATGTTAAAAAAACATTATTAGAAAGAGATTTAAAATCCAACTTTACTAAACATACATTTTTAAAACATTTATTAGAGCACTTATATATAAGGGTTAATGCTGAAATTAATAATAAGTGGATTAAATTATCTGAAGTTAAGCATAACAGATGGCTTATTTTCCCGCAAATTCAGTTTGCAAATTTAGTTACTACTCAATTAATAGATAATTTAACTTTAGAAAAAAATGATAAAAAAATTACTTGAACCTTAGATTTAAAAACAGTTTTACTAAATAACAATCAAATTTTGACCCCTAATGGCGAATTTTTGCTAGGTAAGGAAAAAATTCACAAAATTAGTGGCGTTCTTGAAATTAATTAA
- a CDS encoding APC family permease, which produces MMKTKSKNTLTERQFIFYGLNYVVGFGFIATISKVINQGIWGVFVFILTSLITLAVIFAFARAGQKYQNEVGGSYAYAKKTFKNGLVFFSGWNQVARIMLFSATSPLFFSTLLTQFDPDRQWVYVSISLVVYIILILAGSFGFKLSKQIILVTAIFKWATLLIGFGLIIYLIIQSNTYGHTFSQIEPFSVTLFASTILSFIYSYGGFESLATISQSVETKRFKKVIILMFLIVISSYFLFYIIFIGLGKEYLSNFGLEQVYKTLWGTTGVSLFTIGLFFNRMSATMGSVQPYARYIAPLAEDGFLPSIFAKKNKHNEYHHAIYLSVSLAITSSIIFTIIPRIAGVTDTFGTILKAGNISFLIQYFLTLFTVLIWKWRKSEQIPIWEIVIYIIGMVVILFTLIVSQLPFISSSSEEVTFEQFIPLISYVAAILIGYIVKFLNSWLKKRKLRKVVS; this is translated from the coding sequence ATTATGAAAACTAAATCAAAAAACACACTTACAGAACGACAATTTATTTTTTATGGGCTAAATTATGTTGTAGGATTTGGCTTTATCGCCACTATTTCGAAAGTAATTAATCAAGGAATTTGGGGTGTTTTTGTCTTTATTCTGACATCTTTAATTACTTTAGCGGTTATTTTTGCTTTTGCTCGAGCTGGGCAAAAATACCAAAATGAAGTTGGTGGCTCATATGCATATGCTAAAAAAACCTTTAAAAATGGACTTGTTTTTTTCTCAGGTTGAAATCAAGTTGCCCGAATTATGCTTTTTTCGGCAACAAGCCCGCTATTTTTTTCAACTCTACTAACACAATTTGATCCTGATCGCCAATGAGTTTATGTTTCAATCTCATTAGTAGTTTATATAATTTTAATTCTTGCCGGTAGTTTTGGGTTTAAGCTCTCAAAACAAATAATTTTAGTTACTGCTATTTTTAAATGGGCAACACTTCTTATTGGTTTTGGTTTAATTATTTATTTAATTATTCAATCAAATACATATGGACATACTTTTAGCCAAATCGAACCTTTTAGTGTTACATTATTTGCTAGTACAATTTTATCATTTATTTATTCTTATGGTGGTTTTGAGTCATTAGCGACAATTTCACAAAGTGTCGAAACAAAACGGTTTAAAAAAGTAATAATTCTAATGTTTCTTATAGTAATTTCTTCCTATTTTTTATTTTATATAATTTTTATAGGACTTGGTAAAGAATATCTTTCAAACTTTGGGCTTGAACAAGTCTACAAAACTCTTTGAGGTACCACAGGAGTATCACTTTTTACAATCGGATTATTCTTTAATCGAATGTCAGCAACAATGGGATCAGTTCAACCTTATGCAAGATATATTGCACCACTTGCCGAAGACGGTTTTTTACCTTCCATTTTTGCCAAAAAAAATAAGCATAACGAATACCATCATGCTATTTATCTTTCAGTTTCGCTTGCTATTACTTCAAGTATAATTTTTACAATTATTCCTAGAATTGCCGGTGTTACAGACACATTTGGTACAATTTTAAAGGCAGGAAATATCTCCTTTTTAATTCAGTATTTTCTCACACTCTTTACAGTTTTGATTTGAAAATGACGAAAAAGCGAACAAATACCAATTTGAGAAATTGTAATTTACATTATAGGTATGGTTGTTATTTTATTTACCCTTATTGTTTCACAATTACCATTTATTAGTAGTAGTTCTGAAGAAGTAACTTTTGAGCAGTTTATACCTTTAATAAGTTACGTTGCCGCAATTTTAATTGGGTATATCGTTAAATTTTTAAATTCTTGACTAAAAAAGAGAAAATTGAGAAAAGTAGTTAGTTAA
- a CDS encoding IS256 family transposase, with protein sequence MKKQQKTLSPFELEAKKLVDKYADYKKIKKEDFHNEISHMFKTFTEALLRAELSQHLGYEKSNRSKKGVHRPNKRNGFSDKTVNYNHNSFRLKIPRDRNGTFENKLLGKYETNLGDIEEQVFSLFASGMSYENIVNTIKSIYKKEISNAWISSVTDKLLPEIEKWKSRKIENSYPILYIDGMFFNVKENGVFVKKSLYLILAIDWDGNKKALGFWIKNTESASNWLDVFNELKTRGLEDVLIISCDNLSGISQAIEAVFPQTDVQKCVVHQIRNSLLKVSNKDKKEFVLDMKKIYQAANQEFAMQNLDKFAEKWGQKYPSIIKSWYTNFVELTTFFKYPYELRQAIYTTNLIESMNRIIRKNTKTKGGIQSVNYLSKITYLTLQNASTKWQKVRNWFMIKKQLEIIFPNRLNNVKLN encoded by the coding sequence ATGAAAAAACAGCAAAAAACATTATCCCCATTTGAGTTAGAAGCTAAAAAACTTGTTGACAAATACGCTGATTATAAAAAAATAAAAAAAGAAGATTTTCACAACGAAATTTCGCATATGTTTAAAACTTTTACTGAGGCGCTCTTAAGGGCGGAATTAAGCCAACATTTAGGCTATGAAAAAAGTAACCGAAGCAAAAAAGGCGTGCATAGGCCAAATAAGCGAAACGGATTTTCGGACAAAACTGTGAATTATAATCATAATAGTTTTCGTCTAAAAATACCAAGAGATCGAAATGGCACTTTTGAGAACAAATTACTCGGTAAATACGAAACAAATTTAGGCGATATCGAAGAGCAAGTGTTTTCACTTTTTGCATCAGGAATGTCATATGAAAATATTGTTAACACAATAAAAAGTATCTATAAAAAAGAAATAAGTAATGCCTGAATTTCTTCAGTTACTGACAAATTATTGCCTGAAATTGAAAAGTGAAAATCGCGAAAAATTGAGAATTCCTATCCAATTTTGTACATTGATGGGATGTTTTTTAATGTTAAAGAAAACGGTGTTTTTGTCAAAAAATCACTTTATCTTATTCTTGCAATTGATTGGGACGGAAATAAAAAAGCACTGGGATTTTGGATTAAAAATACCGAATCAGCAAGTAATTGACTTGATGTTTTTAACGAACTAAAAACTCGCGGGCTGGAAGATGTTCTAATAATTTCTTGCGATAATCTAAGCGGAATTAGTCAAGCAATTGAAGCGGTTTTCCCGCAAACAGATGTTCAAAAATGTGTTGTTCACCAAATTAGAAACTCGCTTTTAAAAGTTTCTAACAAAGACAAAAAAGAGTTTGTCCTTGATATGAAAAAGATTTATCAAGCGGCTAATCAAGAATTTGCAATGCAAAATCTTGATAAATTTGCGGAAAAATGAGGCCAAAAATATCCTTCAATTATCAAGTCTTGGTATACAAATTTCGTTGAACTAACGACATTTTTTAAATATCCATATGAATTGAGGCAAGCAATTTATACGACAAATTTAATTGAGTCAATGAATAGAATAATTAGGAAAAATACAAAAACAAAAGGCGGAATTCAAAGTGTAAATTACCTTTCAAAAATAACTTATTTAACTCTCCAAAACGCATCTACAAAATGACAAAAGGTAAGAAATTGATTCATGATTAAAAAACAATTAGAAATTATTTTCCCTAATCGGTTAAATAATGTAAAATTAAATTAG
- a CDS encoding DNA-processing protein DprA produces the protein MNKKLIHYAIKYKGDYFSIQKAIQQNEEVSDEQIEKVEQLINSGEVRAITITDKNYPESLRILKNPPYVIFYSGNIKFLNDLQPKASLIGENYIPQVQNFFNRSLDQIIKRHVLVTNAYKGVEQKVMEFFRLHEIPIIGVSVNGVENPWMFENFKDYDKLLIISEYPKGVNINKKRLIQRNRLVAALSNFLVIYSLRQKGGSQNLVNYFLDLGKEIYCFYDDNYENLIDFKGSFDLIYQGANWITEIKDVHYKIGMGEE, from the coding sequence ATGAATAAAAAATTAATCCATTATGCAATCAAATATAAAGGGGATTATTTTTCAATCCAAAAGGCAATTCAACAAAATGAAGAGGTAAGTGATGAGCAAATAGAAAAAGTTGAACAATTAATTAATTCAGGGGAGGTTAGGGCAATTACAATTACAGATAAAAATTACCCTGAATCCTTACGGATTCTTAAAAACCCGCCATATGTGATATTTTATAGTGGCAATATCAAATTTTTAAATGACTTGCAGCCAAAAGCTTCACTAATTGGTGAAAATTACATTCCCCAAGTTCAAAATTTTTTTAATCGTTCACTTGATCAAATAATAAAAAGACACGTTTTAGTAACAAATGCATATAAAGGAGTGGAACAAAAAGTAATGGAATTTTTCCGTTTACATGAAATACCAATTATTGGCGTTTCAGTAAATGGGGTTGAAAATCCTTGAATGTTTGAAAATTTTAAAGACTACGATAAATTATTAATAATTTCTGAATACCCTAAGGGGGTTAATATTAATAAAAAACGACTAATCCAACGGAATCGATTAGTTGCTGCCCTTAGTAATTTTTTAGTGATTTATTCACTCAGACAAAAAGGTGGATCACAAAATCTAGTTAATTATTTTCTCGATCTTGGTAAGGAAATTTATTGCTTTTATGATGATAATTATGAGAATCTAATTGATTTTAAAGGTTCTTTTGACTTAATTTATCAAGGAGCAAATTGGATAACTGAAATCAAAGATGTGCATTACAAAATAGGAATGGGTGAAGAATAA
- a CDS encoding Mbov_0395 family pilin-like conjugal transfer protein — MYFSSLFQDTKVGGELSTLATTLQNWIKYLTQIGMPVVGGILVAAIVFFATMLSITHDVEKRDKWKKALIWSSIGFVIILVALGLSTVIISVASSAATGGVKG, encoded by the coding sequence ATGTATTTTTCAAGTTTATTTCAAGACACAAAAGTTGGAGGTGAGTTATCAACTCTTGCAACTACGTTGCAAAATTGAATAAAATATCTGACACAAATAGGAATGCCTGTTGTTGGCGGAATTTTAGTTGCCGCAATTGTCTTTTTTGCAACAATGCTTTCAATTACCCACGATGTTGAAAAGCGTGACAAGTGAAAAAAAGCATTAATTTGGTCTTCAATTGGATTTGTAATTATTCTAGTTGCCCTTGGATTATCAACAGTAATAATTTCTGTTGCAAGTTCAGCTGCAACTGGCGGAGTTAAAGGGTAA
- a CDS encoding Mbov_0396 family ICE element transmembrane protein — translation MFGWLFSGLINIITYPFFVLGWYLLVYLPFSVIAFFNYIFEKIGINIIVHAIFHRQTFSFESLPIGFWIFAIASISMGFIVLILRYVKFLIVRRNSADTEIAAMSKVSVGSFIFIFTFPVIFFTLLIGIQSTLTIINNYISGDQNLIDLMLRSASNKIPDSEIQTINQDFSVPSYSTFTTMESGEAIILIITLSASSIVVAYILGISFISLFTASAQLFMNFITMPLWAVSSIWDDGRKLKTWTRTFFGQFAVIIIYQVSFNLFLIWVASTYKIADSIDFEGAKGIFIFRFLLKISFIIGGGLAISTFTRQIAANYGQAGAVEHHQRLASSTLKVGGVALAGAAGTMFKLNQNNHKNATDLTGLPSKWNQKKPFDIVDNSILPSQKQSPWRNAMNLVGIGSGVAFAAYKARPLIKKWRNYRANRALNGEQTGLKNFFSKKINNLFSKFKRADSSQNLEKKAKNTRSSVEKTSENPSSQNKIDEATNINQNDSLLTEKNATSDNKQQQTDSLSQSKNESSEEKQQKLEKNDVEITPNSDQQDNSENKSDEKQQTENPEIVEKPAKKKGFWARFWGEWPAEETKKIRRKSSKTKDTTSEKEIKKVKKKETKAEKASEFKEKKVKIGKADSKLDEKTSDTKEKAKKIKTSEKSSNTPATSDEKSSIAKEENAKTIEKVGSQIEQNDEKNDNLASKKTRTRSKKAEINVDSQAQNNTEIILNSELKTAESMQNLKPVKDELNENMTKKDEQIQDKSDKPYTNNAEKQEKDK, via the coding sequence ATGTTTGGTTGACTTTTTAGTGGACTAATCAATATTATTACTTACCCATTTTTTGTTTTAGGATGGTATTTACTTGTTTATTTACCTTTTTCAGTTATTGCCTTTTTTAATTATATTTTTGAAAAAATTGGCATAAACATTATTGTCCATGCAATTTTTCATAGGCAAACTTTTTCCTTTGAAAGTCTTCCAATCGGATTTTGAATTTTTGCAATTGCCTCGATTTCAATGGGCTTTATTGTTCTTATTTTGCGATATGTTAAATTTTTAATTGTTCGCCGTAATTCTGCAGATACAGAAATTGCGGCAATGTCGAAAGTTAGTGTTGGCTCTTTTATTTTTATTTTCACTTTTCCGGTTATTTTTTTTACTTTACTAATTGGAATTCAGTCAACCTTAACAATAATAAATAATTATATCAGTGGCGACCAAAATTTAATTGATTTAATGCTAAGATCAGCATCAAACAAAATTCCTGACAGTGAAATTCAAACAATTAACCAAGATTTTAGTGTTCCATCTTATTCAACTTTTACGACAATGGAATCTGGCGAGGCGATAATTTTAATTATAACACTTTCGGCATCTTCAATTGTTGTTGCCTATATTTTAGGAATTAGTTTTATTTCACTTTTTACCGCATCAGCTCAACTTTTTATGAATTTTATAACCATGCCACTTTGAGCAGTAAGTAGCATTTGGGACGATGGTCGAAAACTAAAAACTTGAACAAGAACATTTTTTGGCCAATTTGCAGTAATTATTATTTACCAAGTTAGTTTTAATTTGTTCTTAATTTGAGTAGCTTCGACCTATAAAATTGCAGATTCAATTGATTTTGAAGGAGCGAAAGGGATATTTATCTTCCGTTTTTTGCTAAAAATATCTTTTATAATCGGGGGCGGACTGGCAATTTCTACCTTTACTCGCCAAATTGCCGCTAATTATGGACAGGCCGGAGCTGTTGAACATCATCAAAGATTGGCTTCCTCTACTCTAAAAGTTGGAGGAGTTGCGCTTGCTGGAGCAGCTGGGACAATGTTTAAATTAAACCAAAATAATCACAAAAATGCTACTGATTTAACAGGTCTACCTTCAAAATGAAATCAAAAAAAGCCTTTTGATATTGTTGATAATTCAATTCTTCCAAGCCAAAAGCAAAGTCCTTGAAGAAATGCAATGAACCTAGTTGGAATCGGGTCTGGAGTTGCTTTTGCTGCATATAAGGCTAGACCTTTGATTAAAAAGTGACGAAATTACAGAGCTAATCGGGCTTTAAATGGTGAACAAACAGGGTTAAAAAATTTTTTTAGCAAAAAAATTAATAATTTGTTCTCGAAATTTAAAAGAGCCGATTCAAGTCAAAATTTAGAGAAAAAGGCAAAAAATACTCGCTCAAGTGTTGAAAAAACATCAGAAAATCCATCATCTCAAAATAAAATCGACGAAGCAACAAACATAAATCAAAACGATTCATTATTGACTGAAAAAAATGCAACTTCTGATAATAAACAACAGCAAACTGATTCATTAAGTCAATCTAAAAATGAATCTAGTGAAGAAAAACAGCAAAAATTGGAAAAAAATGATGTTGAAATTACACCAAATTCAGATCAACAAGATAATTCTGAAAATAAATCTGATGAAAAACAGCAAACTGAAAATCCAGAAATAGTAGAAAAACCTGCAAAAAAGAAAGGTTTTTGAGCTAGATTTTGAGGTGAGTGACCCGCAGAAGAAACTAAAAAAATACGAAGAAAATCTTCTAAAACAAAAGATACAACCTCTGAAAAAGAGATTAAAAAAGTTAAAAAGAAAGAAACTAAAGCAGAAAAAGCAAGTGAATTTAAAGAAAAAAAGGTAAAAATTGGAAAAGCTGATTCAAAATTAGATGAAAAAACTAGCGACACAAAAGAAAAGGCAAAAAAAATAAAAACTAGTGAAAAAAGTAGTAACACACCTGCAACATCAGACGAAAAATCCTCAATAGCAAAAGAAGAAAATGCAAAAACTATTGAAAAAGTTGGTTCACAAATTGAACAAAATGATGAAAAAAATGACAATTTAGCGTCCAAAAAAACACGAACTAGAAGTAAAAAAGCTGAAATTAATGTTGACAGTCAAGCCCAAAATAATACTGAAATAATCTTAAATTCTGAACTAAAAACTGCTGAATCTATGCAAAATTTAAAACCAGTTAAAGATGAACTGAACGAAAATATGACTAAAAAAGATGAACAAATTCAGGACAAATCAGATAAACCATACACTAATAACGCTGAAAAACAAGAAAAAGATAAGTAA